The Chryseobacterium glaciei DNA window TCGCAGACCGTACTCCAAAGCGACGGCTTTCATAAGAACAGGATGCAACAACTCCACGATCACCACCTCCAATGATAATCGGTATACCATTTAGCTTAGAATTATTCTTCCTTTCACACGAAACAAAAAAGGTATCCAAATCCATATGCACAATTGCTCTTTCCATGTCACTTCATTTTACGCAACAAAATTGCTAATATATTTAGCAAAATGATTTAACTTTGTTGCTCATATTTATAGCAATGTCAATTTTATCAGAAAACTTACGGCATCTCAGAGCACAGACTAAACTTTCCCAACAGAAGGTTGCAGATGCTATTTTAATTTCAAGGGGTGCTTATGAGAAATATGAAAGTGACCATGCACAACCGCCAAATGACACACTTGTCAGAATATCCAGATATTTTCAGGTGAGTATCGACCTCTTATTAACAGTGGATCTTAAAAAATATCCTTTGGATGGACTGATGAAACTGGCCGAGAACCGAATCCTGCTTCCTATTGCCGTCGACAGCACAGGGGAAAATAAAATCGAAATTGTGCCATTTAAAACTCAAATGGGATATGTCAACGGCTATAGTGATCCTGAATATATAGAAGCGCTCCAGCATATTTCTCTACCTTTTTTAAGAAATGGGAAATACAGGGCATTTCCGGCAGAAGGAGATTCAATGCCACCCTTTAAGGACGGAACTCTTATTGTCGGAAAATATGTAGAAAAAATACAGGAGATGAAGGTTGGCAAAACCTACCTAATCGTTACTCGTGGCGGGCTTGTATACAAAAGGCTGGCGGGCATTGAAGAAAATTCAATCCGGGTTCAATCAGATAATTCCTTTTTTGAGCCGTATGAAATTCCACTGCATGAACTGCTAGAAGCATGGGAATATGAATGCAGCATCTTACGGGACTATGAGATTTTGGACTTTGCCAATAACGATGTTAAAGGAATGTTCTTATCCCTCAAACAGGACATAAATCGACTGGAAAAGCATTTGATACAATAAATATTTCTTTAGATCTCTGAGAGACTTGGCTGAATTCGTATCAAAAAAAATTAAATTTGTACAACTAAAAACCATTATGTGAAACTGTCGGGCCGACATATCAACAAGGAAAAAGGTTCTTATGAAAACCTTGTTCACCAATACAACCATCAGGCGTTTTCCTTTATTTCTAAAAAAATACAGAATGAAGAAGATGCACTCGATGTGTTACAAAATGTCTTTATGCACCTTTGGATATGCAAGAAAAGCCTGGACAGTACAAATACTGCAAACATTATCTTTACCATATGCAAGGATAAAATAGCTGAATACTACAGAACTTCCAAAAAGCAGCCTCTTCGTGAAAACATATCTTCTGATCCTGCAGATACTTCTTTTGACGATCTAAGGTCAGCTGAAAATAAAGACCGCCTGCTTACCGAACTTGAACAAAGTATTGTGCTTATACTCCCTCCTTTACGCAGGAAAATATTTAAAATGCATAAACTCGAAGGTATTACGCAGGAAAAGATTGCCCTTGAATTGAATATTCCTAAAAGTACGGTCAAATATCACATCTTCGAGGCAATGTCTTTTCTCAAAAACTACCACAAAACTGTTAATTAAAGTTAAACTATATTAAAAACAGTTAAATTTTACTAAAAATCACTATCCTTTTCTCTATTTCTTCAGAGTATATAATATAGCCCTGACATAATGGAAGAAAAAGAAAACCAATTGCCGCGTTTTGACCCCCAAGAAGATAGAGAGATCTGGGAAGATATACTCAATAACCCTGTTAAATCGCTTACGCCCGAAAAAGAAAACCATTTCTTTGAAAATTTGTATCGTCAAATAGATACGTACGAACGAAAAAAGAAACTGAGGAGAGTAAGAATATACAGTACTGTTGCTGCAACAATTATATTGGCTATTGTCGGTTTAATTGGTTATAACAACTTTTTTAAACCTGACGTTTACATCGCCGGGTCACAAAATTCTGAAATTAAACTTTCCGATGGCACTGTTGTAATCCTTTCACAAGGAGGTAAACTGACCGTTGAAAAATCATTTCCAGCCGATACCAGAGATGTTTTCCTGGAAGGTAATGCAGTATTTCATGTAGCAAAATCCAAGAAACATCCATTTATTGTTCATGGAAAAGGGTATGAAACAAAAGTACTTGGAACTGTTTTTAAGGTTTCGCAAACTGGCACTACTTTCAATGTTGATCTGTTTGAGGGAAAAGTATTGGTCTATCGGAAAGGGCATTCCAAAGAACCTTTTGTATTGAAACCTCAACAAACATTCAGCAATTTGGGGATTCCCCAAGTCGCTTCTGTTACCCAAACAGTGGACAACAATTCTGCATCCACAAAAGCTAAATCCGCAGCCTTTATATTCGATAAATGCCCGATCAGTGATGCTGTTAAGGTTATAGAGAAAACCTATGGGATAACAGTACACTATCCCGATGATCTGGAAAATGCTAAACTTACCTTAAGCCTTCCCAATGCTACTGCTCAAGCATTTATACAATCACTTGCAATACAGTTTAATCTAAATATAAAACAACAAAATGATTCAATTTTTGAATTGGAAAAATAGGTTATGGTGTCTTATGACACCAGCCATGATTCCTGATCGATAGGGAAAGTTTGTACAAAACGACCGACGGGTGCGACCGTCGGTCACGTACTAAACTAATAACAAAATCTTCACTGAGTTACTAATTTTAATACAATGCAAAAATATGAAATTTATTTGCACTGCTGTTATATTCCTGTTAATTGGAATTACGCTCATCTGCGGGCAGCAACAGAACCTTTCTAAAATGAAGGTTAATTATCTGGCGGGAAAAATTCCTGCCACAGAAGCAATTGAAAGTTTTCTCGCAGAAAACAAGATCAAATCCTTTGCTTATTCTCCTGATGAACTAGGAAAACACCGGATTCAAGGGGTGAAATGTAGCAATGAAAGCGTACTGGGCTGCGCGAATAAGATACTAAAAGGTTTATCCTTTGAGGCACTTATCTTTAATAATGCCATTATTATCCGGCAGAAAATCAAGAAAGTATCTGCTGTTTCAGATATTGATGAAAGTACTCCCCTGTTGGCTACACAACAGAGGAAAGATACCATTGACCTTTCTAACAGGGAAACCAAGATCGAGGAAGTTATACTGAATGCAGGATACTATGCCGTAAAAGATAAAGAACGCACAGGAAGTATTGCCAAAGTGACCGCGAAAGATATCGAAAACCAACCCGTTAGCAATGTGCTCTCAACCTTACAGGGACGTATGGCAGGCGTAAGTATTACCCAGAATGGTGGTACCCCGGGAGGTGGGTACCAGGTGCAAATACGTGGGAGAAACAGTTTAAGAACAATTTCCAACAGCGGAATAGATGGAAACCAACCTTTATACGTAGTTGATGGTGTTCCCTTTGGAACTGAAATTTCTTCTCTTTATTCAGGAACAGCGATCCCAAATGGGAGTATCAATCCCCTGAACAGTATCAGCCCAAATGACATCGAAAGCATTGAAGTGCTCAAAGATGCCGATGCAACCGCAATCTATGGCTCGCGTGGCGCAAATGGCGTTATCCTCGTAACCACCAAAAAAGGAAAATCAGGAGTGCTAAGATTAAATTTTAATACAACTTATAGCTTAAGCCAATCCATGTCCAACCTTGAAATGATGGATACCGAGCAATATCTTGCTATGAGAAGACAGGCTTTTGCCAATGCTGGTATTAATGTTTATCCAGCCACTGCTTACGACCTAAATGGTACCTGGGATCAAAACCGTGATACACATTGGGCGAAGACACTTATCGGAAATATAGCAACCTCATCTAATTCCACACTTTCATTAAGCGGAGGAAGTGAGACTACTACTTTTTTGTTGAGTCTCGCCCATAATGAGCAGGCCACTGTGTTCGGAAAAGACTTTAAATATAAAACCAATAATATTTCAAACAATATAGCCCACCGTTCCAAGGATGAGCGTTTCCAGTTAAATATTTCAAATATGTTTTCCATGCAGGAGAACAACATGGTGAATTCAGACATTACCAGAAACTCATATTTATTGCCGCCAAACGCACCCGCGCTTTATAACGAAGACGGAAGTCTAAATTGGGAGAACAATACGTTTGATAATCCTGTAGCAGCCTATGAGGCGACCTACTCCAACGAAAATATACAATTCTTGAACAACTTAAATGCACAATTCAAGATATCTAAGGATTTTAGACTCAAACTAAATACCGGAATTAACTACCAAGCTTTTGAAGAATGGTCTCTTCGCCCCCATACGACAATGAACCCATCCACAGGCGCAACTTCTGCTTTTTCTCAGGCCTATAAATATAATCAGAACCGTTTTTCATTTATTATAGAACCGCAGTTAAACTGGCATTTTGTAAAAGGAAACCATGAGTTTGATCTACTTGTGGGCGGTACCTTTCAGAATGAAGACAATAGACAGGGTTCAATGAGGGGTACTGGTTTTGAGAGCAATGTATTCATACAGAACATTGCGGCTGCCCAAACAAAAACGATCAATGATCAGATAAATACGGAATATAGATATGCAGCGGTTTTTGGAAGATTGAACTATCAGTTTGCAAAAAAGTTTATCCTTAATATTACCGGACGTAGAGATGGCAGTAGCCGCTTCGGAACAAATAAAAAGTTTGCCAACTTTGGTGCCATAGGCGGAGCATGGCTATTCTCTAAAGAAAGTTTTGTAGAAAATGTAAAGTGGCTTAGCTTTGGTAAACTTAGGGGAAGTTTTGGTACAGCAGGAAGTGATAATATTGGGGATTACCAATATCTGGACACTTATACGGTTTCAAGCTTTATTTACAACGGTGTTACCGGATTAACTCCCTCTCGCCTGTATAACCCAGACTATAGTTGGGAGAAAACAACCAAGCTGGAAGCTGCATTGGAATTGGCATTTTTCAAAAACAGAATAAATCTGACCGCAGCGTGGTACCAAAACCGCTCATCAAATCAATTGGTGGGTTATCAATTACCCTCCATTACAGGTTTTTCCTCGGTTTTAGCCAATCTCAATGCTACTGTACAGAATACGGGATGGGAACTAGAGATCAGCGGCCGTCCTTTCAGATCAGGTGAATTTCAATGGGAAACAGGAGTGAATATCAGCTTCCCTCGCAATAAACTAATTTCTTTCCCGGGTCTCGAAGGCTCAACTTATGCCAATAGTTATGTAATAGGGCAACCGACCTCTATCATAAAGCTTTATCATCTGGAGGGGATCAATCCACAAACAGGTCAATATAATTTTAAGGATTTTAATGGAGATGGTAAAATCACTTCGGCAGATGACCGTCAAGCGATTGAAAACATCGGTATAGACTATTTTGGCGGATGGTATAATAATTTAAAATACAAAAACTGGGACGTCTCTTTTCTTTTTCAGTTCGTCAAACAAAGAAATAGGAATTACAATTATATCCTGCCATCACCAGGTCTGATGACCAACCTTCCCGTTGAAGTGCTAAATGTATGGTCTGCCCAAAATCCAAATGGATTGTATATGCCTTATAAGTCTACGGCAAATCCATCACACTCCTTATTTCAGAACAGTACTGCTTCCGTTTCAGATGCCTCTTTTATCCGACTCAAAAATTTACAGGTTGGATACCGCATTCCGATCAAAAATAGTATGTTCCGAGAGGTGAAGGTTTATTTTCAGGGACAAAATATTTTAACGTGGACTAAATATTTTGGGCTTGATCCCGAATTTGCGGCAATGGGCTTCTTACCTCCACTGCGAACATATGCCTTTGGCGCACAGTTTAACTTATAATTTATTTCAAAATGAAAACATACAAAATTTCCTATATCATATTTGTTTTATTCTTACTTCAGATATGCACTTCATGCGAAAAAATGATTGAAGTGAATACACCCGATAACCAAATCACCTCCCAGCAGGTATATGAGGATGTGCAGACTGCCAATGCAGCATTGGCAGGATTATATGCCACGCTGTGGGACAATTCCCCATTGGCTGGCGATCAAACAGGCAAGTTACTTGGAACATATTCAGATGATCTGGACTACTATGCAACCGCATCAACAACGGGCATCCTTGAACTTTCAAACAATACGCAGGTTGATTCAAATCCCGCAGTTTATGCTTACTGGTCTAGTGCCTATCAAAAAATATATACTGCCAATGCCATTATAGAGGGAACACAGAACTCAACAGCACTACCTGCAGCCGAAAAGAACCGGATCAAGGGGGAAGCTCTTTTGATAAGATCAATTTTGTATTATTATCTGCAACAGATTTTCGGCGATATTCCATACCCTGATAGCACCAATTATCAGATCAATCAGTCGCTTACTAAAGTCGCATCTGCTGAAGTTTTAACAAGATTGGAAACTGATCTAGGGCAATCAATAAGTTTGTTAGTGGATGAATATCGAAATACAGAACGTATTTTCCCCAATAGAAAAGTTGCTCTGTTGATGCTTGCCAAAGTCTATATGTTGCAAAATAAATGGAGTGAATCAGAAGGCATATTAAAAGAGATAAAACAAAGTTCTTTGTACCAGTTTGAAACCAATATCACCAAAGTATTTAATAAGTCAGGGGCACATATATTGTGGCAACTAAAGCCTAAGAACCCGGGGGATGCTACTAGAGAAGCCGCAGCCTATTATTTCATCAATGTTGCTCCATCAAATTTTGCACTATCTCAGAATTTAATAACAGCTTTCAATAGTGGCGACTTAAGAAAGCAGAACTGGATCGCGACAGTATCTTTCAACGGGAATGCATGGTACCGCGCGGATAAATATAAGAACCGCACCAACAATACCACTGAATATTCTGTTATATTCCGTCTGGAGGAAGTGTATTTATTGCTCGCAGAAGTCCTCGCACAGCAGAATAAAATACCAGAGGCTTTACCATATCTAAATGCCACCAGACAGCGGGCAGGTATTGCCAGTTTAATTTTGCCACTTTCAAAAGAAACATTTTTAAACGAAGTTTTATTGGAAAACCGGAAGGAATTCTTTACAGAGATGGGACACAGGTTTCTTGATCTAAAACGCTTAAATCAGTTAAACATACTTTTTCCAGCTAAGCCGAACTGGAAAGAATATCACAAAGTTTGGCCATTACCCCAAAAAGACCTACTGCTCAACCCTAATCTTAATCCGCAAAATAATGGCTACTAATATGAAAGCGTATTTACCCATATTTTTGTTATTCCTGGAATCCCATTTATTTTTTGGGCAAAAAGTCCAAGCTAGCGATACCCTTAGTAACTGGATGTCGTCATTTCACATGATCAGCAACCTGACGGTTTCTAAAGACAATCGTTTTGTCGCTGTCAATAAGCCCTATAAAAATAACAATGATACGATATTGGTATTTGACACCCGGAATCCTGGTTTTCCGGCAACTACTGTATTAAAACTCAGCGAGCAAAAAACATTCTTCAGTAATGGCTATTTATTGGCTTCAGGAGGCAGCAGGGCGGAGTTTGTCGATCTTAAAAGCAACAAAAAAGTAGTCTACGAGAAAGTGAGAAGAGCAGATGGATTACAGGAAATTGACCTGTATGTAATCCTTGATCAAAATAAAAATCTAAACATCTACAATAAAAAAGGAAATAAACTTCAGTCTGTTTCAGGCGTCAGCAACTATGTCACCGATAAAAGATCAGAACTGTTCTTAGATAGAGTAGAAGGATCAAAACATGAAGTAATGAACTGGTCAAAAAATCAGTTCATTACCCGGTACGTAACCTACAACGAGATTACAAGAATGGATATCATACCTTCTGGCAAACATCTCGCTATTACAGAAAAGGAAAAACCAGCGAATCAGAACGCAGTGAAGCCTAATGCAGATTCAGACATTGATCTATATAGATTGAAAGTTACCTTTATCAATACTGCCAACGGCGAAGTATCGCATCCTAAAAATGTTCCATCCGTTGCGGCTGACTTAATTACGGTCACCAATATAAACCATGGACAAACATATTTAATTGATTTTGATAACAGGATAAATCCGAGTGAAAACAAAATGCTTGATATATGGTACGGGAATGATAGAGACTTAAGGTTTAAGAAATCAGGAACACAAAAACACCAGTATTGGCTTTGGAAGCCCGACACCAATAGTACGGTTAAATTGCCAGAGGAACAGTTTTCTTCCTACGCACCGATCAATAATAATCGTTATCTGTTAGCATTTAATGCTATCGAGGAATTCAATTACATCAGTGGTACGCCTTTGTATAAAATGCATCTATATGATACCCAAACCAATTCTTCAAAGCTAATTTTCTCCAACACATTCCATATTATCGGAAGTGCGGACGGTAGATATATACTGAGCTTTGATGAAATAAATAAAGTGTGGATACTATTTGATATTGAGACATCATCATTTAATCAAATACAGAAAGGTCTAGAAGCTCCCGCTTTCAGTGCAGACAGTAGATATGCTTTTTTTGGTGGCGAGAGTGATCTGTGGCGTATGGATTTGAAAACAAAAGAAATAAAATCATTGGATATTGCTTTTGGAAAGGTGAAGATTACCAATATAAAAACAGAAAATGAATACCACATGCTTAATTCAAGTTTTGAAATCAACACAGTGGATTTACAAAAACCCCTGTTATTGAAAGTGCGCGATAAAGACAGTAACCGTTCTTCTTATATCAGCTGGAAAAAAGGAAAGATGGACATACTAATTCCTCCAATTGATTTCAGGATAAAGGAAATCAGATACGGTGCCGACACAAAACGGTTATTTAGTATTGAAGAAAACTTTAATAAGCCCCCAATGTTGTCGGTATATGATCTTAGCTCTAGTTCTAAGCAGGAACTGTATTCATCAGGCGCAGCAGATAAAACAGTATCGTTTTTAAATCAGAACATATTTTCCTATAACAATTCCGTGGGAATACCTTTAAAGGGGTTGCTCTATTATCCTGTTCATTTTGATCCTGCAAAGAAATACCCGATGGTGGTTCGGGTGTATCAGAAACAGAGCGAATCATCTGGTGTATACCCGATGCCCAATTTTGATGAAGATGGTTTTAACATACGTATTCTATTGGAACGTGGATATTTTGTATTCCTACCTGATATAATCTTTGATAAAAGGGGAACAGGGATTTCAGCGCTGGATTGTGTGGATTCAGGTTTGGATGCTATCGCCGGAAATCCTAACATTGACAAAAAGAAGATCGGTCTGACCGGACATTCTTTAGGTGGATATGAAACAAATTTTATTGCTACGCAGTCGAATCGTTTTGCCGCCTATGTTTCTGGCGCTTCCGTTAGCGATATAGTCAAATTTTATTTTTCTTATAATACCCATTTTAATATTGCTGACTATTCCCGTTTTGAAACAGGACAGTTTGAAATGGGGACTTCGTTTTTGGGGGATAAGGAAAAATATTTTAAGAACAATCCTATTTATGATGTCGAAAAAGTCAATGCCCCTATATTGCTTTGGGCAGGAATGAAGGATGGGAATGTACCGCCAGATCAGACAATGGCATTTTATATGGGCCTGATGAGAAACAGTAAATCGGTAACTGCGCTATTGTATCATAATAAAGAACATGATCTTGGGAAAGGAACCGATGAAAGTAGAGATTTAAATATTAGAATTCTCGAATGGTGGGACTACCATTTAAAATCCAAAAAGAATGTCCCGTGGATTAATTAATAAAAAAAGGATGCCGATGGCATCCTTTTCTTGTTAAGGTTCGATTTCGTGTAGTGTTTCACCACACATTGTAGGCGTGTCAAACTGTTTCAAAGATGTAAGTCCATCCGACCATGTACAGATCGGGCCCGTTTCTACATCACTACAATCTTTGTCAGCATTTTCACAGCTAAATTGTCCGCCGCCTAAACTAACAATGCGGTACCCTGCAACAATTGCTTTTGAATTGTTTTTTGCTAAGTGGCTAGCAAATGCTGTTCCTGCACCGATCAGTACAATAACAGCGGGTAAAAAAAACTTTCTCATAATAGAGTTATTTAATATTAGTGCCTACTCTGTTTCAGGTTTTCGGCTTTCCCTGTTTTTTCATATTCATCAATTATTAGTTTGGTAAATTGGTAGCGGATCAGTTCATTTCCCCGCAACACGTATAGATATTTATCTGTTGCCATTAAGTCCGTAATTTTCTGATCCTCTCTATTGTAGATGTAAAAGCTGCCGATAT harbors:
- a CDS encoding XRE family transcriptional regulator is translated as MSILSENLRHLRAQTKLSQQKVADAILISRGAYEKYESDHAQPPNDTLVRISRYFQVSIDLLLTVDLKKYPLDGLMKLAENRILLPIAVDSTGENKIEIVPFKTQMGYVNGYSDPEYIEALQHISLPFLRNGKYRAFPAEGDSMPPFKDGTLIVGKYVEKIQEMKVGKTYLIVTRGGLVYKRLAGIEENSIRVQSDNSFFEPYEIPLHELLEAWEYECSILRDYEILDFANNDVKGMFLSLKQDINRLEKHLIQ
- a CDS encoding sigma-70 family RNA polymerase sigma factor; amino-acid sequence: MKLSGRHINKEKGSYENLVHQYNHQAFSFISKKIQNEEDALDVLQNVFMHLWICKKSLDSTNTANIIFTICKDKIAEYYRTSKKQPLRENISSDPADTSFDDLRSAENKDRLLTELEQSIVLILPPLRRKIFKMHKLEGITQEKIALELNIPKSTVKYHIFEAMSFLKNYHKTVN
- a CDS encoding FecR family protein, encoding MEEKENQLPRFDPQEDREIWEDILNNPVKSLTPEKENHFFENLYRQIDTYERKKKLRRVRIYSTVAATIILAIVGLIGYNNFFKPDVYIAGSQNSEIKLSDGTVVILSQGGKLTVEKSFPADTRDVFLEGNAVFHVAKSKKHPFIVHGKGYETKVLGTVFKVSQTGTTFNVDLFEGKVLVYRKGHSKEPFVLKPQQTFSNLGIPQVASVTQTVDNNSASTKAKSAAFIFDKCPISDAVKVIEKTYGITVHYPDDLENAKLTLSLPNATAQAFIQSLAIQFNLNIKQQNDSIFELEK
- a CDS encoding SusC/RagA family TonB-linked outer membrane protein; the protein is MKFICTAVIFLLIGITLICGQQQNLSKMKVNYLAGKIPATEAIESFLAENKIKSFAYSPDELGKHRIQGVKCSNESVLGCANKILKGLSFEALIFNNAIIIRQKIKKVSAVSDIDESTPLLATQQRKDTIDLSNRETKIEEVILNAGYYAVKDKERTGSIAKVTAKDIENQPVSNVLSTLQGRMAGVSITQNGGTPGGGYQVQIRGRNSLRTISNSGIDGNQPLYVVDGVPFGTEISSLYSGTAIPNGSINPLNSISPNDIESIEVLKDADATAIYGSRGANGVILVTTKKGKSGVLRLNFNTTYSLSQSMSNLEMMDTEQYLAMRRQAFANAGINVYPATAYDLNGTWDQNRDTHWAKTLIGNIATSSNSTLSLSGGSETTTFLLSLAHNEQATVFGKDFKYKTNNISNNIAHRSKDERFQLNISNMFSMQENNMVNSDITRNSYLLPPNAPALYNEDGSLNWENNTFDNPVAAYEATYSNENIQFLNNLNAQFKISKDFRLKLNTGINYQAFEEWSLRPHTTMNPSTGATSAFSQAYKYNQNRFSFIIEPQLNWHFVKGNHEFDLLVGGTFQNEDNRQGSMRGTGFESNVFIQNIAAAQTKTINDQINTEYRYAAVFGRLNYQFAKKFILNITGRRDGSSRFGTNKKFANFGAIGGAWLFSKESFVENVKWLSFGKLRGSFGTAGSDNIGDYQYLDTYTVSSFIYNGVTGLTPSRLYNPDYSWEKTTKLEAALELAFFKNRINLTAAWYQNRSSNQLVGYQLPSITGFSSVLANLNATVQNTGWELEISGRPFRSGEFQWETGVNISFPRNKLISFPGLEGSTYANSYVIGQPTSIIKLYHLEGINPQTGQYNFKDFNGDGKITSADDRQAIENIGIDYFGGWYNNLKYKNWDVSFLFQFVKQRNRNYNYILPSPGLMTNLPVEVLNVWSAQNPNGLYMPYKSTANPSHSLFQNSTASVSDASFIRLKNLQVGYRIPIKNSMFREVKVYFQGQNILTWTKYFGLDPEFAAMGFLPPLRTYAFGAQFNL
- a CDS encoding RagB/SusD family nutrient uptake outer membrane protein encodes the protein MKTYKISYIIFVLFLLQICTSCEKMIEVNTPDNQITSQQVYEDVQTANAALAGLYATLWDNSPLAGDQTGKLLGTYSDDLDYYATASTTGILELSNNTQVDSNPAVYAYWSSAYQKIYTANAIIEGTQNSTALPAAEKNRIKGEALLIRSILYYYLQQIFGDIPYPDSTNYQINQSLTKVASAEVLTRLETDLGQSISLLVDEYRNTERIFPNRKVALLMLAKVYMLQNKWSESEGILKEIKQSSLYQFETNITKVFNKSGAHILWQLKPKNPGDATREAAAYYFINVAPSNFALSQNLITAFNSGDLRKQNWIATVSFNGNAWYRADKYKNRTNNTTEYSVIFRLEEVYLLLAEVLAQQNKIPEALPYLNATRQRAGIASLILPLSKETFLNEVLLENRKEFFTEMGHRFLDLKRLNQLNILFPAKPNWKEYHKVWPLPQKDLLLNPNLNPQNNGY
- a CDS encoding S9 family peptidase, coding for MATNMKAYLPIFLLFLESHLFFGQKVQASDTLSNWMSSFHMISNLTVSKDNRFVAVNKPYKNNNDTILVFDTRNPGFPATTVLKLSEQKTFFSNGYLLASGGSRAEFVDLKSNKKVVYEKVRRADGLQEIDLYVILDQNKNLNIYNKKGNKLQSVSGVSNYVTDKRSELFLDRVEGSKHEVMNWSKNQFITRYVTYNEITRMDIIPSGKHLAITEKEKPANQNAVKPNADSDIDLYRLKVTFINTANGEVSHPKNVPSVAADLITVTNINHGQTYLIDFDNRINPSENKMLDIWYGNDRDLRFKKSGTQKHQYWLWKPDTNSTVKLPEEQFSSYAPINNNRYLLAFNAIEEFNYISGTPLYKMHLYDTQTNSSKLIFSNTFHIIGSADGRYILSFDEINKVWILFDIETSSFNQIQKGLEAPAFSADSRYAFFGGESDLWRMDLKTKEIKSLDIAFGKVKITNIKTENEYHMLNSSFEINTVDLQKPLLLKVRDKDSNRSSYISWKKGKMDILIPPIDFRIKEIRYGADTKRLFSIEENFNKPPMLSVYDLSSSSKQELYSSGAADKTVSFLNQNIFSYNNSVGIPLKGLLYYPVHFDPAKKYPMVVRVYQKQSESSGVYPMPNFDEDGFNIRILLERGYFVFLPDIIFDKRGTGISALDCVDSGLDAIAGNPNIDKKKIGLTGHSLGGYETNFIATQSNRFAAYVSGASVSDIVKFYFSYNTHFNIADYSRFETGQFEMGTSFLGDKEKYFKNNPIYDVEKVNAPILLWAGMKDGNVPPDQTMAFYMGLMRNSKSVTALLYHNKEHDLGKGTDESRDLNIRILEWWDYHLKSKKNVPWIN
- a CDS encoding DUF6520 family protein, which gives rise to MRKFFLPAVIVLIGAGTAFASHLAKNNSKAIVAGYRIVSLGGGQFSCENADKDCSDVETGPICTWSDGLTSLKQFDTPTMCGETLHEIEP